The Ananas comosus cultivar F153 linkage group 4, ASM154086v1, whole genome shotgun sequence region TTGTGAtgatgtataaaaatatatattatatttagaaaaaacttcaaaatcctACTAATGTGATTTCACACTATTTCAccggttttatttttctttctttattatcCCCTTCACTTTATGTTTTTTGTTATAtcagcgacaaagttaaaaactaaaaaatactaaagtaaatattcgataaatcataaATAGaatatctgattttttttgtatataatttaataaaaaattgacagaaaagaaaaaaaaatttacgtcatactaaattgatatactttaaattataaaatactaaagtgagaacatACGAAACTATAGGGGTGGTATTTTAAGTTTTCCCTTATATGTTATATACACATACACAATATGTTGCTTCTTATCTCCCATCTCTTCCCCGCCCCAAAAAGACTAAATTCaacttcgtcttcttcctcctcttctcctctcccaTGAATTGTTAATCCATGAGGCCTCTCCCTCtcaaactcctctctctcctctctctcctcctcttcctcctcgtcctcgtctcTTATCCCTCGCCTCTCGCCCTAATTCGCTCCTCCGCGCCTCCCAAACTGCCCTTCCGCTCCTCCGACCTCCTCCCGCTCCTTCCATGGCGCCTCGCGCGGCCGATCCTCGGATCCCTCCGCAGCGCCATCGACCTCCTCCCCGCCTTCGTcggcgccgcctcctcccccGGCGACTCCGTCGAGTGGAAGGGCGCGTGCTTCTACGAGAACAGGGCGTGGTTGGAGTACCACAACGAGAGCGGATCCCCATTCGGGGGCGGCACACTCCATATCAAGGTTAGGTTGGGGATTTGGGTAGTTTTGCATTGTGGGTCTAGGCAAAACcccaccttttggagttcttttttaaaagattattgATTCAAATTTGGACCTCTTTAGGGTTTTGAGTGATTTAATTTGGTAACTAATTGGATTATTAGATTTTTCTAGCATAAAATAGGGTAAGGAGAGCTAATAATGTGTTTCTTTTTGACTTTCTCTAATTTCTGTAGTAGTGAGCATGCATAAACAATTATTCTGTCCCTGTTTGTAAGATAGAATGGAAATGAGGATGTATTCCGTGGAGAAATGAGGCTTATTGACAATTTGAGTTCTACTTAGTTATGCAACCGAAATGCTTTTGTTGTTGTTCAGTTGACCATACATAAATATTGCTTCAATCAATAATGtggtaatttttcttatttatgcaGACAAGCAATGCTCATAGTTGGACATGCATGGATCTTTATGTCTTTGCAACTCCGTACCGCGTGACATGGGATTACTACTTTCTGTCGCGAGAACATACCCTTGATTTCAAAGAGTGGGAGGGGGAAGCTGAGTATGAATATGTAAGTTGCTAGAGTAATTCTTATGGATTAGCTtagccaaggatttaagtgcccataaatcacgggccgtatctaccgtgccgtatcgtgccgaCAAGATATTGGCATAATATAGCCCCTGTGCCggtggcacagctcaaaacgcTCTATTCTTtgaattagtaagtaattttctcaataaagttcaaaagttttgataaaaatacataataaacagttagaatattttgttgctaaagaaaataaatattttatgctattatgtgtcggcatacATGaatttttgtgaccggcacgcatcggcacggtgCATGCTTGGCTCGGCCCaacacgcaccgtgccgtactaTGTGTCGACAAGTTTTCAGCATGACCCTATGCTacggcatttaaatccttgaGCTTAGCTGCTTCGAAGGTAGTAAGGACTAGCCTCCAGAAATGAGCTTTGGGGCCCTACAAGTAGGACTCTAATCGGAAGGTTCTGCTTTTACTATAGCAAGAAACTGCTGGGGAGAGTTTGAAAAAGCAATTAGTGCTTCTTCGAACAACTATACTCGAGCAACACTTCGGAAGAAGCTTCAGCCAATTCATACAGGCACTAGAATGCATTCCATTTGATGTCTGCTTATGTATTGCATTTTCTCTATTCGCAGAGTGAAAGGCGTATCTACCTAGGCCTTGTTTGGCCCAAATGTAGCTCCCTCGAAGAacaagtagattttttttaataattaaaatctcTTTTAGAGTTTCCTGCTGCAGTGGAACTTCTGCTTTTGGGCTCTAAAAGATTGTTTTACTATAGCAAAATTTACAATATATATGTTGGCCTAACGCCTTGTTTTTGAAGCTTCTACTCGCTAGAGTGGAGTTGTTCAAGAAGCCATGTTAAACAGGCTCTAAGATGCATGGTTCTCGTTAAATATGCTCCTCTTTTTCATTTCAATATCAGGTAAAACATAATGGAGTATCGATCTTCCTCATGCCATCTGGGATGATCGGCACCCTACGTGCTCTGGTGGACATTTTCCCTTTGTTTACAAATACTCAATGGGGTGAAAATAAGAATCTTGCTTTCCTTAAAAAACATATGGGGGCGACATTTGAGGAAAGACCGCAACCATGGGTTTCAGAGATAAATGCCGACGATCTTCACTCTGGGGACTTTTTAGCTCTATCGAAAATTCGTGGGCGGTGGGGTGGTTTTGAAACCCTAGAGAAGTGGGTCACTGGAGCTTATGCTGGGCACACTGCTGTTTGCCTTAGGGATGCTGAAGGAAAGCTTTGGGTCGCAGAGTCTGGCCATGAGAATGAGAAGGTTAGATATTGTCATATATGCagttaactatatattttttttaatgtatgttTTAGCAATATGCATATTTAATTTCTGTTTTCTGGTTCTATTATCTTCTAACCTCTTTAAATTGTATGCTGATCAACCAACATACTCTTTTTTGGTGATGGAGAAGTTCTTGAAATTCGAGTATTTTTATCATGGTAGAGGAATGGACTGTAGAAGAATTTCCAAGATTGATGAATATGCTATGTAGAAGTACTTGTTTGTGGCCGTTATATGTATTGATCTTAAGTGACAAAtttcttgtaattttatttttatatgtacaACTAGCCCACTTAAGCTAGTATGCTAATCTCTTTTATGAAACTAATCTAGTTTAGATACACGTTGATTGTGTAATTTCATCAATTGTTGCCATTTCTTGAACTTATTCATGATAGCAAGTTATTCAAGCCGACTGCTCTATTTGGACTTATCAATACTATTATACTGTGCCTACAAAGGAAAAGATGTGCTGTATTAGAAGCGGCGATATCACGTAATATTGGAATTAACAGTATTGATTATGATTTAATGATGCCTGAACATCCAATGCTTGAAGCTACATGCTTCAGTTATGTGATAATGTCTTGTTAGggttttttaatatatatcgTGTCTATTCAAATATTATGCATTAAAAGTGAATTTAATAGAAAACTTAAGTTGCGGAGTCATCTGATTCATGGGGAAATGTGTTTTATAATGGAAAGTTTTTGAAGGggcattattttaatataaaatcatTCTAGAGTACAGTGCATGCATCCGCATATGCACTTGCATATGTGACTGTGGTCACTTGACTGCTCTGCAGCAACTACATCCGCATATAGCGCAGGTGCTATATAATGAATATGTATATAAGATGCATCTTGTACTGCATTTTAAGTAAATATAAGTAGATTTAGCGTGATATGACTATTATTAGGTGTTCAAACACTatttaaatcaatataaataaaattttggatttatgttgattattgtatattttatacttgGAATATTCttcttaaataaattatttgaaacttTGACATGTATGTCAGAATGTTAGACAATCTACTTAAGAAAGTTATCAAGAtatgtaaattttgtttattctttttattattccatgttttctttttgtttatcaGATATTCTACCATTTTCAtcatattcattttatttattatatcatCTTTACATGAATTACACGTTCACTCGCATATATATCTTCCTGCCATAGATGTGCAATGCGATAAGAAAATAAGACTTTGAATGGTACATAGgaattttagattttgcagCGATATATAAGTGGAAGAATTGCACGGGTGCATATGTAAATATCTCTATCTTGTTATGTATGTTAGTTATTCTGGTGATAGGAATCCTAAATTATGCTATACTTTTGCAGGGAGAAGATGTTATTGCAATTCTGCCTTGGGAGGAGTGGTGGGACTTTGAGGTGAACAAAGATGACTCAAACCCTCATATCGCGTTGCTTCCTCTGCATCCTGATATGCGGGCCAAATTCAACGAAACTGCCGCTTGGGAGTATGCAAATAGCATGTCAGGGTTGCCTTACGGCTATCATAATATGATCTTTAGTTGGATTGATACCATAAGTGGGAACTACCCACCACCCTTAGATGCACATGTGGTATGATGTTATCTTCTATACCTTTCTTTTGTTTCATTGCTTACATTTGAAGCTATGTTCTTGAATCTTAAAATGTACTGCCTGCTTCTGTTGCTTGGCTCCTTTAGTAGCTTTTCTACTTTGACAAGTAGAAGTGAGATGTTTGGCAAACAGAAACTTTGAGGCTTTTGCTACGCTTGGAAGATGACTTAACTTTCAAAGCAGAGGCTCCAATGGAACTTTTGCTTCTGTCGTACTGGAAGTTGTCAGGGGGATTTTAATGAAGCTGTTGGTGCTTCTCCAAATAGATCTACTCAAATAGTACTTTTAAAGAATCTCTAGTTGTGCCAAACAGACCCTATATGTTATATCTTCTGAGGTTGAAATTCTCAATCTTTTCCTGTTGTTAATAACCCTTTGATTTCTACAAATcattaaattgaaatttctaATCAATTGACATTGctgataaaataaatttgaagttctTGTTTGGaaatattttcatttcttttagaGTTCTCAGGATAAGAGTACTACtattataattatatcaaaTAATATGTTATTTATAGTTCTCATTGTGTGGTTTAGGTTGCCTCTTTTATGACCATGTGGACTAAGCTCCAGCCAGCTTATGCTGGTAATATGTGGAATGAAGCCCTGAACAAACGACTTGGAACTGAGGTTTGACTGTTTCTATTTGCAGTTTATTTTCTGTTTAAAGAATCTCTAGCAAAGTGCATGTTGCACATAAATATAggaccaaaattttattttggaaaacATAAGTTATGTTGAAAGGACCCATGATATATAAAGTAAAGCtgcaataaaatattcattaCAAGCAAATATAGCTAGAAAATTCATGATTTTGGTATTCAaatttttgttatattaaatAGCTCTATTAATTGTCAGTCatcaatattttcaattttatttttaaaaagtgattaaacTATTTAATTCGCTTTAATCAttgatgaatttgataaaatccctaatttatttgattaaaattttattcattaaagAAAAAATCCCCAAAGTTAAGGAAGTGccaagaaaagagaaaaagtttgAAGGGGCAGTTTTAAAATCACCTATACGGGTTCTCCATATGTTTTTACCTAAATCATACCAACTTAGTTCctaattctaaattctaaataaagAACTCCACAAATAAGATATGAAGTGTATCTTCTCAAGTCCAGCAGTATTTGGTTATACATAAAAGAGGTCCTACTATATGTTTTCTTACTGATAATGGATCATTTTATAACACTAACAGAGTCCTACATTTTGATATGACATGATGATTACCTTTTTGAAATTCATAATTGAAGTCTGCTTTTGTAATTTTCTAGAATGAAACGGgttataataatattagtttatataacctactcttttttctgtttggtGGAACTTGTACATTATGTCTTTTTTGaggaaaattttgataatacgGTTTATTTTATAATGGTAGCGGAGGTCTATTTTGTTACAAAATTTGTATTAGCGACCATACCTACTCTTTTTTCTGTCTGGTGGAACTTGTACATTGTCTTTTTTGaggaaaattttgataatacgGTTTATTTTATAATGGAAGTGGAGGTCTATTTTATAATGGCAGTGGAGGTCTATTTTGCTACAAAATTTGTATTAGCGACCATATCCGATAACCTAGACATTTTTGTTTTACTTGAAGTAGAGAATGCCAATTTCAGAACTACTACCGAGTATTTCTGTACTTTGATTTCTATATCATAAGATCTTTCATACTTGTTTCACCGTTAGTCTACTGATTATAACACCATGCACTGAATATGCTGTAATTTTAAGATTTGTCTAAATGAATATCTTGCAGGGTCTTGATCTAGCTGAAATCATGGTTGAATCAGAAAAGCAAGGGATATCATTTGAGAAGTTGCTGACTATCCCTGAACAGGATGATTGGGTTTACATCGATGGAAAATCGACATCTTGTGTCGTGTTCATTCTTGGAATGTACAAGGAGGCTGGACTTTTTGAACCATATTCCAGTTCCATACAAGTCAGTGAATTCACTGTAAGTTAACAAATTCCCTTCttactttttttctaattttgacaTCTAATATATGTATGGCTACAGTTGATCCTTTTATGATGGAcgataaattttgaatttgccCTTGAATGTTGTAATTACTTTGTCTGATCTAATTTATGCAACCATTTCCTGAACAGTGGGACAAATTTGAGTCTAGTTatgttattttttagatatattaatcTACTTTTAAttgaatatgtattttattttattttgtaaaattttaaatggattttgtaataattttatttgttgttcGAACAGTCGAAAATTAAGATTGTGACTTGATACCATTTCCTTATGGTTTATCAATGACTTATTATCTAGATGCATTATGGACGTAGGGTACAATGCCCTCTACTTATATTGTGATTTCGTCTCTAAACTTTTTCCTCGAACACTAATGTATCTTATGTGATTTTATTCGGAATTGGTATGTTTCTTTCAAGATCTTCTATGGCTGTGATTATTTGTGAACGTGCTCTAGTTTGATGTTAGATCCTTGACATGTTTGATCCTTTTGCAGATAAAAGATGCATACTCTCTCAACTTTTTCGAAGACAACACAACCCGCTTGCCTGAATGGTGCAACAAAGACGATACTGTGAAGCTCCCCTTTTGTCAAATTAAGGGAAGGTATCGGATGGAATTTCCAGACTACAATATAATGCAGCCATACCCTCACATGAATGAAAAGTGCCCCTCCCTACCGCCAAATTATGTGAGATCTAACTATTGCTGAAACTGCTACTCTTCGGAAACCTATCTACTACTTTCTTAGTAAAATTGCAGGGACCTCCCTACAAATATTGTGAATCTCATTTTGCCTCCTGAAATATCAATATCAACTCATATTACCTCCTTATATTACAATATGTCATTTCAGCGTTCTGTTAAGTGAGATCTATCACGTTGCTTATAAGTCAGTGCGGTAAAATATTGGGTTTTCAAAATTCAGGGGCACTATATTAAAATCACAATGGTTGTAGGGGAGTTTCCTTTACTAGAGGTATATCCATTCTTCAGATAGTTGTATATAATGTATGAGATAGGCAGAGAGCTAGTCCATTGCTGTAGGGCGCAAGTATTGTATAAATAAGTTTGGGTGCCAAAGTAGGACTGAACTACCTGTAAATTGttgaaaactatatatatatatatatatatatatatatatatgaattaacgAATACGTATTTTAAGTTGTATTTCTGTTGGTTAGTAAACTGCTTATATCAGTGCTCCTTCCTAGTTATAAGCTTGACTCATTTGTATGTTGTTGATCTTTATGTGGTTGTGCTATTTCTTTGATTCTGAAATGTGTTGAGTGGCCCTTAATCTCATGTTTGCTGGATTATTTGCTCATCCTGTTAGTTCTACAACTTTATTTCTGTAGGATGTTCAATACCAAATAATTGTACATATCCTATTATCTGCTAATTCTAATCCCTGCCTGGTGCTGTATATGATTCTGTAATTTGTTGGCTCCATGCTATTATTGCAATTTTCTAAATGCATTTAAATAGAAATTCCCGACCCCTTCTTTTCACCGAGGGAGTGTTTGTCTCAGTAAATTGCAATTTGGCCATATGTCAAGTGACTAGAAATGTTAGTCTTGCCGTCCATCATGAAGATGTTAGTCTTTTGCCATCCATCATGGGGTTTAAATTCTTGAGAGCAAATTTTCTTTGAAATTGATCTGTAGccatattttgtttaaaaaaaaacagagagagagaaaatctaGTCTACAGTTGGAAGGTGAATCTTTTTGGCATTATGTTAGTTGATAGCAAGACTAACATTTTTATTCTCaccaaatttgattttcaatcGATTTACAATTACGTCAATCCAAATGCCTTCTAAATTGCTTtggctctctctctttttggtgGACTTAAAATTTTCCGGCCTGTAAAATTTTTCGGTTATAAATCAAATAGCCTTCATAGTGCTACAATTTTATGCTTCTTGTTGTATCTTCTTTGCCAGTCTGTACATATTACATTTCTAGGGTGAGGATTTTGTGAGATGTGGTATCTGACTGGAACAAGTGCTCTGTTCCTGAAGTTTCTGCTCAGTATATGATGAATGAACATTCTGGTGTTTTCTACTGTGCTGAAAAGCTAAaatgagtgtgtgtgtgtttttttttttttttttttttttttttcaacttatggtggggagttgttggagaaaatttaaaatgaaaaaagaagcCTACTAGTGCATCTTTGAGggagttaatattttttataattttatgcaCAAGAGTTTGGTGCATACCTGGTTATCTTTGTAGTGTGATAACTTATGTGAAATTTTTACTCACGGCTGTAGAGGATCATGCCTCAGTTGTCAATCAAAACCATAATAAAGGGCAAGTACTCGTAAATGATCCTTACCAAAGATTTGGAAATAGTGGTGTTTATGCAAGTTTGATCCTACCAATGATAAGATCATCTTTATAACAACTTTTCAAATATGGCTTTTGAAATAGCTTCTCTACTCAATAAAAGGATGCCATGAATTGAAGTGTTCAAGATTCTTGCTAGCGTGGGAAGCTGAATTTAACTTGTGAATAttcaaaacaaaagagaatTCAATTCTCCTTGTCATATATTGTGAGGTCAAGGTAAAATTACTGGGAAAATTTACTTCGGAAGTTAGCAAAATCTTCTTTCAACAATTCTACTGAATTAACACTCCCGCAGAAGCTCCAGTGGACCTTGAAGAGATAACTCGTTGTTACCCTTGCTAGATTTAGATTTTGACATTTTTTACACCTAATATTATGGCAAATTATCATGTATATAAGTCCAAAATTCAGAGCTGATGAAAAATAGTTCAGAACAGATTCAGCTTATCAGAATCAACATAAACAGAACATGTGCTTATCCAGCATAGGGAGCTCATCCAGCGACATTAAATAAATATGACGATTCAGCCCACTGcagcattttcttttattactaCGTAAATACTGATAGGTCGAGTTAATACTCGACGATGCTATGTGAGGCCCGTAAAAGGCGGTAGAGAGTGCAGTTCGGTGCGATGTAGAACACGTCGCTGGTGTTGAGTTGGGCGTCAGGCCGGAGCACCAGGCGTGGGTTCTTGAACACCCGGGGATCCGCGACAGAGTGCCTCGGATTCCGTGCAATCACCTACGCCGCCGCCATGGGACGGCGGTGGACCTCTACAAAGCCACCCGGGTGTACCAACTTGAGGACACCGCACTCGCGCCCCGCGACGCCCATAATGCTGGTATAAAGGTGTGGTTATGCACTCCCCCACCCCCTCAAAGACTCCTCAATACTGAGCTCAAGAAGCAATGAGGAGTGGAGTGCATGGAGGGGCCAAACCTAGCTACTGGCCTTTTTATAGCCAATTGTGTAGATTAATTATATCAAGGGTGTGTTAAATGAGTC contains the following coding sequences:
- the LOC109708970 gene encoding uncharacterized protein LOC109708970 isoform X1, translated to MSNLLKILSSPSLFLLLLLLIIATPTILLYSSNDGAWIRNIPFHTVGLGGDLLLLFRWRAPRPMLGRPVERVEDIVPVFVGMAQLPSSSGAAPPLEWKGACFYKNKAWVELHNKTGSPFGGATLHIKTSNAHSWTCMDLYVFATPYRVTWDYYFLSREHTLDFKEWEGEAEYEYVKHNGVSIFLMPSGMIGTLRALVDIFPLFTNTQWGENKNLAFLKKHMGATFEERPQPWVSEINADDLHSGDFLALSKIRGRWGGFETLEKWVTGAYAGHTAVCLRDAEGKLWVAESGHENEKGEDVIAILPWEEWWDFEVNKDDSNPHIALLPLHPDMRAKFNETAAWEYANSMSGLPYGYHNMIFSWIDTISGNYPPPLDAHVVASFMTMWTKLQPAYAGNMWNEALNKRLGTEGLDLAEIMVESEKQGISFEKLLTIPEQDDWVYIDGKSTSCVVFILGMYKEAGLFEPYSSSIQVSEFTIKDAYSLNFFEDNTTRLPEWCNKDDTVKLPFCQIKGRYRMEFPDYNIMQPYPHMNEKCPSLPPNYVRSNYC
- the LOC109708970 gene encoding uncharacterized protein LOC109708970 isoform X2 gives rise to the protein MRPLPLKLLSLLSLLLFLLVLVSYPSPLALIRSSAPPKLPFRSSDLLPLLPWRLARPILGSLRSAIDLLPAFVGAASSPGDSVEWKGACFYENRAWLEYHNESGSPFGGGTLHIKTSNAHSWTCMDLYVFATPYRVTWDYYFLSREHTLDFKEWEGEAEYEYVKHNGVSIFLMPSGMIGTLRALVDIFPLFTNTQWGENKNLAFLKKHMGATFEERPQPWVSEINADDLHSGDFLALSKIRGRWGGFETLEKWVTGAYAGHTAVCLRDAEGKLWVAESGHENEKGEDVIAILPWEEWWDFEVNKDDSNPHIALLPLHPDMRAKFNETAAWEYANSMSGLPYGYHNMIFSWIDTISGNYPPPLDAHVVASFMTMWTKLQPAYAGNMWNEALNKRLGTEGLDLAEIMVESEKQGISFEKLLTIPEQDDWVYIDGKSTSCVVFILGMYKEAGLFEPYSSSIQVSEFTIKDAYSLNFFEDNTTRLPEWCNKDDTVKLPFCQIKGRYRMEFPDYNIMQPYPHMNEKCPSLPPNYVRSNYC